The following coding sequences are from one Clarias gariepinus isolate MV-2021 ecotype Netherlands chromosome 19, CGAR_prim_01v2, whole genome shotgun sequence window:
- the trpc6a gene encoding short transient receptor potential channel 6a isoform X1 → MNQRRPVLEEKNKSELHSNGKRNRSKDCLLVNAEFCDDSCGYYGHHYSDCTHQNWQIMAKSRRQATRGAAYMFNAHPNSLTPVEERFLDAAEYGNIPVVRRMLEEIPGLDVNCVDYMGQNALQLAVANEHLEVTELLLKKVNLSRIGDALLLAISKGYIRIVEAILSHKAFADSRRLTASPREAAMHDDFFAYDEDGSRFSHDITPITLASHCHEYEIVHILLGKGARIDQPHDYFCTCDTCNYHQKYDSFSHSRSRINAYRGLASPAYLSLSNEDPVLAALELSNELACLANIEKEFKNDYRKLSMQCKSFVVGLLDLCRSTEEVEAILNGEVDESAELPGRPSLTRLNLAIKYELKKFVAHPNCQQQLLSIWYENLPGLRQQTMAIKLLVVLGVAIGLPFLSMVYWVAPCSKLGKIMRGPFMKFVAHGASFTIFLGLLVFNAADRFDGSKLLPNMTVHDHPAQLFRMKTTTFTWMEMLIIFWVIGMIWAECKEIWSQGPREYLFEPWNMLDFGMLAIFIASIVTRMLAYWHASIAQSYVDKHYTDITNVTLPPEVEYFRLARLYWVPSDPQLISEGLYAIAVVLSFSRIAYILPANESFGPLQISLGRTVKDIFKFMVIFILVFLAFMIGMFNLYSYYLGAKQNDAFTTIEESFKTLFWAIFGLSEVKSVIVNNGHIFIENTGYVLYGVYNVTMVIVLLNMLIAMINSSFQEIEDDADVEWKFARAKLWYSYFEEGRTLPVPFNLVPSPKSAHRLGLGVKSLLVKLFHKHGAIMKNEAELSEVTHTQTLGRNKTNKMTGHRYQKIMKRLIKRYIIKAQMDKEFDEVNEGELKEIKQDISSLRYELLEEKSHNMECMAELISKLEKCVCLNAE, encoded by the exons ATGAATCAAAGGAGACCtgttttggaagaaaaaaataaatcagaattaCACTCAAATGGAAAGAGGAACCGAAGTAAGGACTGTCTTCTGGTGAATGCTGAATTCTGTGATGACAGTTGTGGCTATTATGGACATCACTATAG tgaCTGCACGCATCAGAATTGGCAGATCATGGCCAAAAGCAGGAGGCAGGCCACACGTGGGGCAGCCTATATGTTCAACGCACATCCCAATAGCCTTACACCTGTGGAGGAGCGCTTCCTTGATGCTGCTGAGTATGGAAACATCCCTGTAGTACGGCGAATGCTTGAGGAGATTCCTGGGCTGGATGTGAACTGTGTGGACTACATGGGCCAGAATGCCTTACAGCTAGCAGTAGCGAACGAACACCTTGAGGTTACAGAACTTCTGTTAAAGAAGGTTAACTTGTCTCGGATTGGTGACGCACTCCTTTTAGCTATAAGCAAAGGCTACATACGGATTGTTGAGGCCATTCTGAGTCACAAGGCTTTTGCTGACTCCAGAAGATTAACCGCCAGCCCAAGAGAGGCAGCAATGCATGATGACTTCTTTGCATATGACGAAGACGGGTCTCGCTTTTCTCATGACATCACGCCAATCACCTTGGCATCACACTGCCATGAGTATGAGATTGTCCACATCCTTCTGGGCAAAGGGGCACGAATCGATCAACCCCATGACTATTTCTGTACCTGTGATACCTGCAACTACCATCAGAAATATGATTCCTTCAGTCACTCACGTTCACGTATCAATGCCTACAGAGGCCTGGCCAGTCCAGCCTACCTCTCGCTGTCCAATGAGGATCCAGTGCTGGCTGCTCTAGAGCTCAGCAATGAACTTGCCTGTTTGGCCAATATTGAAAAGGAGTTCAAG AATGATTATAGGAAACTCTCTATGCAATGCAAAAGCTTTGTAGTTGGACTTCTAGATCTGTGTCGGAGCACAGAGGAAGTGGAAGCCATTTTGAACGGCGAAGTAGATGAGAGTGCTGAACTACCTGGCCGACCAAGTCTCACTCGACTGAATCTTGCAATAAAGTATGAACTTAAAAAG TTTGTTGCACATCCTAATTGCCAGCAGCAACTTCTCTCAATTTGGTATGAGAATCTGCCTGGATTGAGACAGCAGACCATGGCCATCAAGTTGTTGGTGGTCCTTGGTGTTGCGATAGGACTGCCCTTCTTATCCATGGTGTACTGGGTAGCACCGTGTAGTAAG CTGGGAAAAATAATGCGAGGCCCTTTTATGAAGTTTGTGGCTCACGGAGCATCTTTCACTATTTTCCTTGGCTTGTTAGTGTTTAATGCAGCTGATCGCTTCGATGGGAGCAAACTGCTGCCAAATATGACCGTCCATGACCATCCAGCACAGCTGTTTCGCATGAAAACAACTACCTTCACATGGATGGAGATGCTCATCATCTTCTGGGTAATAG GGATGATCTGGGCTGAATGCAAAGAGATCTGGTCTCAGGGTCCGAGAGAGTACCTCTTTGAACCTTGGAATATGCTGGATTTTGGAATGTTAGCGATTTTTATAGCTTCCATTGTCACAAGGATGCTGGCGTACTGGCATGCATCTATAGCACAAAGTTATGTTGATAAACACTACACAGATATAACAAATGTAACTTTACCACCAGAGGTTGAATACTTCAGACTGG CTCGTCTATACTGGGTGCCATCAGATCCACAGCTCATTTCTGAAGGACTGTATGCCATTGCAGTGGTTTTGAGTTTCTCTCGAATCGCATATATCCTTCCAGCCAATGAGAGCTTTGGACCACTGCAAATCTCTTTGGGAAGGACTGTTAAAGACATTTTCAAATTCATGGTGATTTTTATTCTGGTATTTCTGGCCTTCATGATCGGAATGTTCAACCTGTACTCATATTATTTGGGGGCTAAACAGAATGATGCATTTACAAC CATAGAAGAAAGCTTCAAAACACTGTTTTGGGCCATTTTTGGACTCTCTGAGGTCAAGTCAGTGATTGTGAACAACGGACACATATTCATTGAGAACACCGGTTATGTGCTCTATGGAGTGTATAACGTCACTATGGTCATTGTGTTGCTCAATATGCTCATTGCAATGATCAACAGCTCCTTTCAGGAGATTGAG GATGATGCAGATGTGGAGTGGAAATTTGCCCGAGCCAAACTCTGGTATTCTTACTTTGAGGAGGGCAGGACCCTCCCTGTACCATTTAATCTGGTGCCGAGCCCAAAGTCTGCGCACAGGCTGGGCCTGGGTGTAAAGTCACTTCTGGTGAAACTCTTCCACAAACATGGAGCCATTATGAAGAACGAGGCAGAACTCAGTGAGGTGacacatacacaaact TTAGGGCGGAACAAAACCAACAAAATGACAGGTCATCGATATCAG aaGATAATGAAGCGCCTAATCAAGCGGTACATCATCAAAGCTCAAATGGACAAAGAATTTGATGAAGTCAATGAAG GTGAactgaaagaaataaagcaagatATTTCCAGTTTGCGCTACGAGCTTCTTGAAGAAAAGTCGCACAACATGGAGTGCATGGCCGAACTTATCAGCAAACTTGAAAAATGTGTATGCTTGAATGCGGAGTGA
- the trpc6a gene encoding short transient receptor potential channel 6a isoform X3, with product MNQRRPVLEEKNKSELHSNGKRNRSKDCLLVNAEFCDDSCGYYGHHYSDCTHQNWQIMAKSRRQATRGAAYMFNAHPNSLTPVEERFLDAAEYGNIPVVRRMLEEIPGLDVNCVDYMGQNALQLAVANEHLEVTELLLKKVNLSRIGDALLLAISKGYIRIVEAILSHKAFADSRRLTASPREAAMHDDFFAYDEDGSRFSHDITPITLASHCHEYEIVHILLGKGARIDQPHDYFCTCDTCNYHQKYDSFSHSRSRINAYRGLASPAYLSLSNEDPVLAALELSNELACLANIEKEFKNDYRKLSMQCKSFVVGLLDLCRSTEEVEAILNGEVDESAELPGRPSLTRLNLAIKYELKKFVAHPNCQQQLLSIWYENLPGLRQQTMAIKLLVVLGVAIGLPFLSMVYWVAPCSKLGKIMRGPFMKFVAHGASFTIFLGLLVFNAADRFDGSKLLPNMTVHDHPAQLFRMKTTTFTWMEMLIIFWVIGMIWAECKEIWSQGPREYLFEPWNMLDFGMLAIFIASIVTRMLAYWHASIAQSYVDKHYTDITNVTLPPEVEYFRLARLYWVPSDPQLISEGLYAIAVVLSFSRIAYILPANESFGPLQISLGRTVKDIFKFMVIFILVFLAFMIGMFNLYSYYLGAKQNDAFTTIEESFKTLFWAIFGLSEVKSVIVNNGHIFIENTGYVLYGVYNVTMVIVLLNMLIAMINSSFQEIEDDADVEWKFARAKLWYSYFEEGRTLPVPFNLVPSPKSAHRLGLGVKSLLVKLFHKHGAIMKNEAELSEKIMKRLIKRYIIKAQMDKEFDEVNEGELKEIKQDISSLRYELLEEKSHNMECMAELISKLEKCVCLNAE from the exons ATGAATCAAAGGAGACCtgttttggaagaaaaaaataaatcagaattaCACTCAAATGGAAAGAGGAACCGAAGTAAGGACTGTCTTCTGGTGAATGCTGAATTCTGTGATGACAGTTGTGGCTATTATGGACATCACTATAG tgaCTGCACGCATCAGAATTGGCAGATCATGGCCAAAAGCAGGAGGCAGGCCACACGTGGGGCAGCCTATATGTTCAACGCACATCCCAATAGCCTTACACCTGTGGAGGAGCGCTTCCTTGATGCTGCTGAGTATGGAAACATCCCTGTAGTACGGCGAATGCTTGAGGAGATTCCTGGGCTGGATGTGAACTGTGTGGACTACATGGGCCAGAATGCCTTACAGCTAGCAGTAGCGAACGAACACCTTGAGGTTACAGAACTTCTGTTAAAGAAGGTTAACTTGTCTCGGATTGGTGACGCACTCCTTTTAGCTATAAGCAAAGGCTACATACGGATTGTTGAGGCCATTCTGAGTCACAAGGCTTTTGCTGACTCCAGAAGATTAACCGCCAGCCCAAGAGAGGCAGCAATGCATGATGACTTCTTTGCATATGACGAAGACGGGTCTCGCTTTTCTCATGACATCACGCCAATCACCTTGGCATCACACTGCCATGAGTATGAGATTGTCCACATCCTTCTGGGCAAAGGGGCACGAATCGATCAACCCCATGACTATTTCTGTACCTGTGATACCTGCAACTACCATCAGAAATATGATTCCTTCAGTCACTCACGTTCACGTATCAATGCCTACAGAGGCCTGGCCAGTCCAGCCTACCTCTCGCTGTCCAATGAGGATCCAGTGCTGGCTGCTCTAGAGCTCAGCAATGAACTTGCCTGTTTGGCCAATATTGAAAAGGAGTTCAAG AATGATTATAGGAAACTCTCTATGCAATGCAAAAGCTTTGTAGTTGGACTTCTAGATCTGTGTCGGAGCACAGAGGAAGTGGAAGCCATTTTGAACGGCGAAGTAGATGAGAGTGCTGAACTACCTGGCCGACCAAGTCTCACTCGACTGAATCTTGCAATAAAGTATGAACTTAAAAAG TTTGTTGCACATCCTAATTGCCAGCAGCAACTTCTCTCAATTTGGTATGAGAATCTGCCTGGATTGAGACAGCAGACCATGGCCATCAAGTTGTTGGTGGTCCTTGGTGTTGCGATAGGACTGCCCTTCTTATCCATGGTGTACTGGGTAGCACCGTGTAGTAAG CTGGGAAAAATAATGCGAGGCCCTTTTATGAAGTTTGTGGCTCACGGAGCATCTTTCACTATTTTCCTTGGCTTGTTAGTGTTTAATGCAGCTGATCGCTTCGATGGGAGCAAACTGCTGCCAAATATGACCGTCCATGACCATCCAGCACAGCTGTTTCGCATGAAAACAACTACCTTCACATGGATGGAGATGCTCATCATCTTCTGGGTAATAG GGATGATCTGGGCTGAATGCAAAGAGATCTGGTCTCAGGGTCCGAGAGAGTACCTCTTTGAACCTTGGAATATGCTGGATTTTGGAATGTTAGCGATTTTTATAGCTTCCATTGTCACAAGGATGCTGGCGTACTGGCATGCATCTATAGCACAAAGTTATGTTGATAAACACTACACAGATATAACAAATGTAACTTTACCACCAGAGGTTGAATACTTCAGACTGG CTCGTCTATACTGGGTGCCATCAGATCCACAGCTCATTTCTGAAGGACTGTATGCCATTGCAGTGGTTTTGAGTTTCTCTCGAATCGCATATATCCTTCCAGCCAATGAGAGCTTTGGACCACTGCAAATCTCTTTGGGAAGGACTGTTAAAGACATTTTCAAATTCATGGTGATTTTTATTCTGGTATTTCTGGCCTTCATGATCGGAATGTTCAACCTGTACTCATATTATTTGGGGGCTAAACAGAATGATGCATTTACAAC CATAGAAGAAAGCTTCAAAACACTGTTTTGGGCCATTTTTGGACTCTCTGAGGTCAAGTCAGTGATTGTGAACAACGGACACATATTCATTGAGAACACCGGTTATGTGCTCTATGGAGTGTATAACGTCACTATGGTCATTGTGTTGCTCAATATGCTCATTGCAATGATCAACAGCTCCTTTCAGGAGATTGAG GATGATGCAGATGTGGAGTGGAAATTTGCCCGAGCCAAACTCTGGTATTCTTACTTTGAGGAGGGCAGGACCCTCCCTGTACCATTTAATCTGGTGCCGAGCCCAAAGTCTGCGCACAGGCTGGGCCTGGGTGTAAAGTCACTTCTGGTGAAACTCTTCCACAAACATGGAGCCATTATGAAGAACGAGGCAGAACTCAGTGAG aaGATAATGAAGCGCCTAATCAAGCGGTACATCATCAAAGCTCAAATGGACAAAGAATTTGATGAAGTCAATGAAG GTGAactgaaagaaataaagcaagatATTTCCAGTTTGCGCTACGAGCTTCTTGAAGAAAAGTCGCACAACATGGAGTGCATGGCCGAACTTATCAGCAAACTTGAAAAATGTGTATGCTTGAATGCGGAGTGA
- the trpc6a gene encoding short transient receptor potential channel 6a isoform X4 — protein MNQRRPVLEEKNKSELHSNGKRNRSKDCLLVNAEFCDDSCGYYGHHYSDCTHQNWQIMAKSRRQATRGAAYMFNAHPNSLTPVEERFLDAAEYGNIPVVRRMLEEIPGLDVNCVDYMGQNALQLAVANEHLEVTELLLKKVNLSRIGDALLLAISKGYIRIVEAILSHKAFADSRRLTASPREAAMHDDFFAYDEDGSRFSHDITPITLASHCHEYEIVHILLGKGARIDQPHDYFCTCDTCNYHQKYDSFSHSRSRINAYRGLASPAYLSLSNEDPVLAALELSNELACLANIEKEFKNDYRKLSMQCKSFVVGLLDLCRSTEEVEAILNGEVDESAELPGRPSLTRLNLAIKYELKKFVAHPNCQQQLLSIWYENLPGLRQQTMAIKLLVVLGVAIGLPFLSMVYWVAPCSKLGKIMRGPFMKFVAHGASFTIFLGLLVFNAADRFDGSKLLPNMTVHDHPAQLFRMKTTTFTWMEMLIIFWVIGMIWAECKEIWSQGPREYLFEPWNMLDFGMLAIFIASIVTRMLAYWHASIAQSYVDKHYTDITNVTLPPEVEYFRLARLYWVPSDPQLISEGLYAIAVVLSFSRIAYILPANESFGPLQISLGRTVKDIFKFMVIFILVFLAFMIGMFNLYSYYLGAKQNDAFTTIEESFKTLFWAIFGLSEVKSVIVNNGHIFIENTGYVLYGVYNVTMVIVLLNMLIAMINSSFQEIEDDADVEWKFARAKLWYSYFEEGRTLPVPFNLVPSPKSAHRLGLGVKSLLVKLFHKHGAIMKNEAELIRAEQNQQNDRSSISEDNEAPNQAVHHQSSNGQRI, from the exons ATGAATCAAAGGAGACCtgttttggaagaaaaaaataaatcagaattaCACTCAAATGGAAAGAGGAACCGAAGTAAGGACTGTCTTCTGGTGAATGCTGAATTCTGTGATGACAGTTGTGGCTATTATGGACATCACTATAG tgaCTGCACGCATCAGAATTGGCAGATCATGGCCAAAAGCAGGAGGCAGGCCACACGTGGGGCAGCCTATATGTTCAACGCACATCCCAATAGCCTTACACCTGTGGAGGAGCGCTTCCTTGATGCTGCTGAGTATGGAAACATCCCTGTAGTACGGCGAATGCTTGAGGAGATTCCTGGGCTGGATGTGAACTGTGTGGACTACATGGGCCAGAATGCCTTACAGCTAGCAGTAGCGAACGAACACCTTGAGGTTACAGAACTTCTGTTAAAGAAGGTTAACTTGTCTCGGATTGGTGACGCACTCCTTTTAGCTATAAGCAAAGGCTACATACGGATTGTTGAGGCCATTCTGAGTCACAAGGCTTTTGCTGACTCCAGAAGATTAACCGCCAGCCCAAGAGAGGCAGCAATGCATGATGACTTCTTTGCATATGACGAAGACGGGTCTCGCTTTTCTCATGACATCACGCCAATCACCTTGGCATCACACTGCCATGAGTATGAGATTGTCCACATCCTTCTGGGCAAAGGGGCACGAATCGATCAACCCCATGACTATTTCTGTACCTGTGATACCTGCAACTACCATCAGAAATATGATTCCTTCAGTCACTCACGTTCACGTATCAATGCCTACAGAGGCCTGGCCAGTCCAGCCTACCTCTCGCTGTCCAATGAGGATCCAGTGCTGGCTGCTCTAGAGCTCAGCAATGAACTTGCCTGTTTGGCCAATATTGAAAAGGAGTTCAAG AATGATTATAGGAAACTCTCTATGCAATGCAAAAGCTTTGTAGTTGGACTTCTAGATCTGTGTCGGAGCACAGAGGAAGTGGAAGCCATTTTGAACGGCGAAGTAGATGAGAGTGCTGAACTACCTGGCCGACCAAGTCTCACTCGACTGAATCTTGCAATAAAGTATGAACTTAAAAAG TTTGTTGCACATCCTAATTGCCAGCAGCAACTTCTCTCAATTTGGTATGAGAATCTGCCTGGATTGAGACAGCAGACCATGGCCATCAAGTTGTTGGTGGTCCTTGGTGTTGCGATAGGACTGCCCTTCTTATCCATGGTGTACTGGGTAGCACCGTGTAGTAAG CTGGGAAAAATAATGCGAGGCCCTTTTATGAAGTTTGTGGCTCACGGAGCATCTTTCACTATTTTCCTTGGCTTGTTAGTGTTTAATGCAGCTGATCGCTTCGATGGGAGCAAACTGCTGCCAAATATGACCGTCCATGACCATCCAGCACAGCTGTTTCGCATGAAAACAACTACCTTCACATGGATGGAGATGCTCATCATCTTCTGGGTAATAG GGATGATCTGGGCTGAATGCAAAGAGATCTGGTCTCAGGGTCCGAGAGAGTACCTCTTTGAACCTTGGAATATGCTGGATTTTGGAATGTTAGCGATTTTTATAGCTTCCATTGTCACAAGGATGCTGGCGTACTGGCATGCATCTATAGCACAAAGTTATGTTGATAAACACTACACAGATATAACAAATGTAACTTTACCACCAGAGGTTGAATACTTCAGACTGG CTCGTCTATACTGGGTGCCATCAGATCCACAGCTCATTTCTGAAGGACTGTATGCCATTGCAGTGGTTTTGAGTTTCTCTCGAATCGCATATATCCTTCCAGCCAATGAGAGCTTTGGACCACTGCAAATCTCTTTGGGAAGGACTGTTAAAGACATTTTCAAATTCATGGTGATTTTTATTCTGGTATTTCTGGCCTTCATGATCGGAATGTTCAACCTGTACTCATATTATTTGGGGGCTAAACAGAATGATGCATTTACAAC CATAGAAGAAAGCTTCAAAACACTGTTTTGGGCCATTTTTGGACTCTCTGAGGTCAAGTCAGTGATTGTGAACAACGGACACATATTCATTGAGAACACCGGTTATGTGCTCTATGGAGTGTATAACGTCACTATGGTCATTGTGTTGCTCAATATGCTCATTGCAATGATCAACAGCTCCTTTCAGGAGATTGAG GATGATGCAGATGTGGAGTGGAAATTTGCCCGAGCCAAACTCTGGTATTCTTACTTTGAGGAGGGCAGGACCCTCCCTGTACCATTTAATCTGGTGCCGAGCCCAAAGTCTGCGCACAGGCTGGGCCTGGGTGTAAAGTCACTTCTGGTGAAACTCTTCCACAAACATGGAGCCATTATGAAGAACGAGGCAGAACTCA TTAGGGCGGAACAAAACCAACAAAATGACAGGTCATCGATATCAG aaGATAATGAAGCGCCTAATCAAGCGGTACATCATCAAAGCTCAAATGGACAAAGAATTTGA
- the trpc6a gene encoding short transient receptor potential channel 6a isoform X2 produces MNQRRPVLEEKNKSELHSNGKRNRSKDCLLVNAEFCDDSCGYYGHHYSDCTHQNWQIMAKSRRQATRGAAYMFNAHPNSLTPVEERFLDAAEYGNIPVVRRMLEEIPGLDVNCVDYMGQNALQLAVANEHLEVTELLLKKVNLSRIGDALLLAISKGYIRIVEAILSHKAFADSRRLTASPREAAMHDDFFAYDEDGSRFSHDITPITLASHCHEYEIVHILLGKGARIDQPHDYFCTCDTCNYHQKYDSFSHSRSRINAYRGLASPAYLSLSNEDPVLAALELSNELACLANIEKEFKNDYRKLSMQCKSFVVGLLDLCRSTEEVEAILNGEVDESAELPGRPSLTRLNLAIKYELKKFVAHPNCQQQLLSIWYENLPGLRQQTMAIKLLVVLGVAIGLPFLSMVYWVAPCSKLGKIMRGPFMKFVAHGASFTIFLGLLVFNAADRFDGSKLLPNMTVHDHPAQLFRMKTTTFTWMEMLIIFWVIGMIWAECKEIWSQGPREYLFEPWNMLDFGMLAIFIASIVTRMLAYWHASIAQSYVDKHYTDITNVTLPPEVEYFRLARLYWVPSDPQLISEGLYAIAVVLSFSRIAYILPANESFGPLQISLGRTVKDIFKFMVIFILVFLAFMIGMFNLYSYYLGAKQNDAFTTIEESFKTLFWAIFGLSEVKSVIVNNGHIFIENTGYVLYGVYNVTMVIVLLNMLIAMINSSFQEIEDDADVEWKFARAKLWYSYFEEGRTLPVPFNLVPSPKSAHRLGLGVKSLLVKLFHKHGAIMKNEAELSELGRNKTNKMTGHRYQKIMKRLIKRYIIKAQMDKEFDEVNEGELKEIKQDISSLRYELLEEKSHNMECMAELISKLEKCVCLNAE; encoded by the exons ATGAATCAAAGGAGACCtgttttggaagaaaaaaataaatcagaattaCACTCAAATGGAAAGAGGAACCGAAGTAAGGACTGTCTTCTGGTGAATGCTGAATTCTGTGATGACAGTTGTGGCTATTATGGACATCACTATAG tgaCTGCACGCATCAGAATTGGCAGATCATGGCCAAAAGCAGGAGGCAGGCCACACGTGGGGCAGCCTATATGTTCAACGCACATCCCAATAGCCTTACACCTGTGGAGGAGCGCTTCCTTGATGCTGCTGAGTATGGAAACATCCCTGTAGTACGGCGAATGCTTGAGGAGATTCCTGGGCTGGATGTGAACTGTGTGGACTACATGGGCCAGAATGCCTTACAGCTAGCAGTAGCGAACGAACACCTTGAGGTTACAGAACTTCTGTTAAAGAAGGTTAACTTGTCTCGGATTGGTGACGCACTCCTTTTAGCTATAAGCAAAGGCTACATACGGATTGTTGAGGCCATTCTGAGTCACAAGGCTTTTGCTGACTCCAGAAGATTAACCGCCAGCCCAAGAGAGGCAGCAATGCATGATGACTTCTTTGCATATGACGAAGACGGGTCTCGCTTTTCTCATGACATCACGCCAATCACCTTGGCATCACACTGCCATGAGTATGAGATTGTCCACATCCTTCTGGGCAAAGGGGCACGAATCGATCAACCCCATGACTATTTCTGTACCTGTGATACCTGCAACTACCATCAGAAATATGATTCCTTCAGTCACTCACGTTCACGTATCAATGCCTACAGAGGCCTGGCCAGTCCAGCCTACCTCTCGCTGTCCAATGAGGATCCAGTGCTGGCTGCTCTAGAGCTCAGCAATGAACTTGCCTGTTTGGCCAATATTGAAAAGGAGTTCAAG AATGATTATAGGAAACTCTCTATGCAATGCAAAAGCTTTGTAGTTGGACTTCTAGATCTGTGTCGGAGCACAGAGGAAGTGGAAGCCATTTTGAACGGCGAAGTAGATGAGAGTGCTGAACTACCTGGCCGACCAAGTCTCACTCGACTGAATCTTGCAATAAAGTATGAACTTAAAAAG TTTGTTGCACATCCTAATTGCCAGCAGCAACTTCTCTCAATTTGGTATGAGAATCTGCCTGGATTGAGACAGCAGACCATGGCCATCAAGTTGTTGGTGGTCCTTGGTGTTGCGATAGGACTGCCCTTCTTATCCATGGTGTACTGGGTAGCACCGTGTAGTAAG CTGGGAAAAATAATGCGAGGCCCTTTTATGAAGTTTGTGGCTCACGGAGCATCTTTCACTATTTTCCTTGGCTTGTTAGTGTTTAATGCAGCTGATCGCTTCGATGGGAGCAAACTGCTGCCAAATATGACCGTCCATGACCATCCAGCACAGCTGTTTCGCATGAAAACAACTACCTTCACATGGATGGAGATGCTCATCATCTTCTGGGTAATAG GGATGATCTGGGCTGAATGCAAAGAGATCTGGTCTCAGGGTCCGAGAGAGTACCTCTTTGAACCTTGGAATATGCTGGATTTTGGAATGTTAGCGATTTTTATAGCTTCCATTGTCACAAGGATGCTGGCGTACTGGCATGCATCTATAGCACAAAGTTATGTTGATAAACACTACACAGATATAACAAATGTAACTTTACCACCAGAGGTTGAATACTTCAGACTGG CTCGTCTATACTGGGTGCCATCAGATCCACAGCTCATTTCTGAAGGACTGTATGCCATTGCAGTGGTTTTGAGTTTCTCTCGAATCGCATATATCCTTCCAGCCAATGAGAGCTTTGGACCACTGCAAATCTCTTTGGGAAGGACTGTTAAAGACATTTTCAAATTCATGGTGATTTTTATTCTGGTATTTCTGGCCTTCATGATCGGAATGTTCAACCTGTACTCATATTATTTGGGGGCTAAACAGAATGATGCATTTACAAC CATAGAAGAAAGCTTCAAAACACTGTTTTGGGCCATTTTTGGACTCTCTGAGGTCAAGTCAGTGATTGTGAACAACGGACACATATTCATTGAGAACACCGGTTATGTGCTCTATGGAGTGTATAACGTCACTATGGTCATTGTGTTGCTCAATATGCTCATTGCAATGATCAACAGCTCCTTTCAGGAGATTGAG GATGATGCAGATGTGGAGTGGAAATTTGCCCGAGCCAAACTCTGGTATTCTTACTTTGAGGAGGGCAGGACCCTCCCTGTACCATTTAATCTGGTGCCGAGCCCAAAGTCTGCGCACAGGCTGGGCCTGGGTGTAAAGTCACTTCTGGTGAAACTCTTCCACAAACATGGAGCCATTATGAAGAACGAGGCAGAACTCAGTGAG TTAGGGCGGAACAAAACCAACAAAATGACAGGTCATCGATATCAG aaGATAATGAAGCGCCTAATCAAGCGGTACATCATCAAAGCTCAAATGGACAAAGAATTTGATGAAGTCAATGAAG GTGAactgaaagaaataaagcaagatATTTCCAGTTTGCGCTACGAGCTTCTTGAAGAAAAGTCGCACAACATGGAGTGCATGGCCGAACTTATCAGCAAACTTGAAAAATGTGTATGCTTGAATGCGGAGTGA